One Rhinoraja longicauda isolate Sanriku21f chromosome 19, sRhiLon1.1, whole genome shotgun sequence genomic window, gaccataaccctctaatcccctcttatccatatacctatccaatttacacttaaataataaaatcgagcctgcctccaccacttccaccggaagcccattccattcagccaccaccctctgagtaaagaagttactcctcatgttacccctaaacttttgtccctcaattctgaagctatgtccccttgttggaatcttccccactctcaaagggaaaagcctacccacgtcaactctgtccgtccctcttaaaaattttaaaacctctatcaagtcccccctcaaccttctacgctccaaagaataaagacccaacctgttcaacctctctctgtagcccaagtgctgaaacccaggcaacattctagtaaatctcctctgtaccctctccattttgtcgacatccttcctataatttggcgaccagaactgcacaccatactccagattcggcctcaccaatgccctgtacaattttaacattacatcccaaattctatattcaatgctctgatttataaaggcaagcataccaaacgccttcatcaccaccctatccacatgagattccaccttcagggaacaatgcacagttattcccagatccctctgttccactgcattcctcaattccataccatttaccctgtacgtcctattttgatttgtcctaccaaaatgcagcacctcacacttatcagcattaaactccatctgccatctttcagcccacccttccaaaaggcccaagtctctctgtagactttgaaaatctacttcattattaactacaccacctatcttagtatcatctgcatacttactaatccaatttgccacaccatcatccagatcattaatgtaaatgacaaacaacagtggacccaacacagatccttggggcactccactagacaccggcctccaacctgacatacagttgtcaaccattaccctctggtatctcccattcagccattattgaatccatcttgcaacctcactattaatacccaacaatttaaccttcttaatcaaccttccatgtggaaccttgtcaaatgccttactgaagtccatatagacaacatccacagccttgcccttctcaatttccctggtaacctcttcaaaaaattcaagaagattagtcaaacatgacctttcaggcacaaatccatgttgactgtttctaatctggccttgtttatccatgtgattatatatattgtcccgaagtatcttttccattaattttcccaccacagacgtcaaactaacaggtctataattgctaggtttacttttagaacattttttaaacaaaggcacaacatgcgcaatgcgccaatcttccggcaccatccccgtttctaatgacatttgaaatatttccgtcatagaccctgctatttctgcactaacttccctcaatgtcctagggaatatcctatcaggacctggagacttatccacttttatatttttcaaaagtgtccgtacctcctcttctttgatcataatttccatcactactctacttgtttcgcttacctcgcataattcaatatccttctcctcggtgaataccgaagaaaataaattgtttaatatctcccccatttcttccggctcagcacatagctgtccactctgactctctaatggaccaattttacccctcactatccttttgctactgacatatctgtagaaccccttggggtttacttttacattacttgccaaagcaacctcatatcttttttttgcttttctaatttccttcttaagattccttttacattctttatattcctcaagaaccttatttactccctgccgcttatatttattgtatatctccctctttttccgaaccaagtgtccaatttccctagaaaaccacggctctttcaacttattattctttcctttccaccgaacagggacataaagactctgtactctcaaaatgtcacctttaaatgtcctccatttctctattatatccttctcataaaacaaaatgtcccatttcactccttttaaatcctttctcatctcctcaaagttagcctttctccaatccaaaatctcaacccttggtccagttctgaccttctccataattatattgaaactaatggcattgtgatcactggacccaaagtgctcctcaacacatacctccttcacctgacccgtctcatttcctaacaggaggtccaacactgcccattctctggtaggtacctctacgtattgctgcaaaaaactatcctgcacacattttacaaactccaaaccatccagcccttttacagaatgtgattcccagtctatgtgcggaaaattgaaatcacccacaatcactactctgtgcttactactaatatctgctatctccttacatatttgctcttccaattctcgttccccatttggcggtctataatacaccccaataagtgttgctaagcctttctcatttctgagttccacccaaacagcctccctagtcGAGCCTTCAAATCTATCGTGCcagagcactgctgtgatatcttccctgacaagcaatgcaacacctccacctcttgcccctcggattctatcacatctgaagcaatgaaatcctggaatatttaattgccaatcgcaaccctcctgcaaccatgtttcactgatcgccacaacatcatacttccagatgtcaatccaggctctaagctcatccacctttcttaaaatgctcctagcattaaaatatacacatttaagggacccatcatttcttattctcagtttatttcttttcacttctttctctcctacatattgggtctgagtgtttcccttttctgcctcctgcctcacacactgcctattagctatctgtgtttgagtccctccccccaaccgtactagtttaaagtctccgcaattaccttagcaaatctccccgccaggatattggtgcccctcaggttcagatgcaacccgtcctttttgtacaggtcataccttccccagaagaggtcccaatgatccagaaacttgaatccctgctccctgcaccagtccctcggccacgtatttatcctccacctcactccattcctattctcactatcgcgtggcacaggcagtaagcctgagattatcactttggaagtccttttctttaactctcttcctagccccctaaattctcctttcaggacctcttcccttatcctacctatatcgttggtacctatatgtaccacgacctctggctcctctccctcccttttcaggatatcttggacacgttcagatacatcccggacactggcaccagggaggcaaactaccatctGGGTCTCCCGACtgagtccacagaatcgcctatctgaccccctcactatagagtcccctattactatcgctctcttcttcctttccctacccttctgagcaacagggccggactccgtgccagaggcccgggcgccgtcgctgcccccaggtaagctgtactccccaacagtacctaaacaggagtatttattgccaaggggtacatccactggggtactctctagtccctgcctctgctccttcccccccctcctaaccgtgacccacttgtctacctcccgtggtcttggagtgaccacctctctataactcctctctataacctcctcactctccctgaccagacggaggtcatcaatctgccgctctaggttcctaatacggtcccttaggagccccatctcatcgcacctggcacagatgtggatgtctggaagactatcagactcccagattccccacatccgacacccagaacaataaactgccctggcactcatactccccaaacaaagccccgtgctcggtttctaaacctactgcccggccgctgctccaaccgctccaaccgcccacccaaaagaactgagtgatctcctgggagaggcgaaaaaccggataaaaaacccaggccaatttgcggaaaaaaatccgggaaattcctctccgaccccaagctaggcgatcgaaacttgtccgggagatcacacaggtcttacaccttactatctccacacaatccccacacaatacttcccaagcaactcagcttggtgctgctgctgattgctgctgctactgctgctgattgctgctatgaATTGCTGCTCTCGAATtcacgtaaactggaggaacccCAACCAAATTCTCCAGATAGTCTTCCTGGTCCGTGGAATTACCCGATCGCTTTGTGTCAtttatttgtaaagcagcatctgcagttcctcgtgtgctCCTGTTGATCAACGTCAGACTGGGctgcgagtgggggggggggggggggtctggctcACTGTGCTGCTCTCCGGGGCTGGAGGGGTTAACAGCCTCTTGCTGGTGTTTAATCAGTGGCAGATTGCCAGAGgcagcgcgtgcagacgcagcggccccacactctcccgatttttcgagtgtttttaatgttttatcaagttcgtcatgtttgtcacttcaacaactctggacagtcagcagtagacagtatagtcgtgagttcttgctggacaagaaaacaacatcatcaacactggacgctatgcttgcagaggaacttagcggcctcagaatactctgcctgacctcgaccttggcctcgagtgctgccccccggctggaaaggagacaccgcaggcggtgtgagaggaagcagaagaggggtaagcgcggaggcatccgggctaggctagcggctagcccacacagaccggctattccgagcatgctaatggctaatgtacgctcactggacaataaaatggacactataagacttctccggtcgacccagcgtgaggtgagggaatgctgtgtttacgtttttacggaaacatggcttaatgacaacatcccggactccgctgttcagctcgaccggctaacatgctaccgatcggacagagctacggttagcggggggaagactcgcggcggcggtgtgattgtttacatcagtgatgcttggtgtcgggacgctgtgttggtctacaaacactgttcaccgctggcggagtttatggttgtgaagtgccgacctttctacctcccgagggagctaacagctatcctgttagtcgctgtttacatccctcccagttccaacaacaaggacagagaggaggcactctgcgaactgtaccgggccatctctgagcagcagacagcacacccagatggctttctcatcgtagctggggacttcaaccatgctaacctaaaaactgtcatgcccaaagtataccagcatgttgatttcccaacacgagaaaacaacaccttggaccttgtctacacgaccatcaaaggagcatacaaggcttcccccctcccccacatcggcctctctgatcacctcaccgttctgctgaaaccggcatacagaccccgggtgaaagtcaccaaaccggtttcaaaagaggtacgtgtgtggtcagaggacagcacagctgcactccaaaactgctttgagactacagactgggacatgttcaagcaggcagcaacatacaacaacacaaccaacatccaggaatacacagagacagttacaggctacatcaccaaatgcattgacgatgtgacccacaccagagccatcaccatccgggctaaccagaagccatggctgacaggggaggtccatgggctgctgagggtccgcaacgctgccttcagagagggcaatccagccggtctcagagcagccagggccaacctttccagtggcatcaggaaagccaaacaacactacacccggcgcatcacagcccacttcagtgacagcagagacacacggagcctgtggaagggtattaggactatcacggactacaaacccttaccacagacctgtgacagtgacacctctctcttgaacgacctcaacggcttcttcgcacgttttgaagcacagagcaacacacctgcgcagaaaacaactccccccccccaacgaccaggctatttgtctgtctccaggcagtgtgaggagcacactgttaaggattaacacccggaaagcttctggacctgacaacattcctggtcgtgtgctaaaagactgcgcagctgagctcacagatgtcctcacagacatcttcaacatctccctgagccaggctgttgttcccttgtgcttcaaagaaaccaccatcatacctgtgcccaagaagtcttctccatcctgcttcaacgactaccgccctgtagcgctgacttcaaccatcatgaagtgcttcgagaggctggtcatgaagcagatcagatccaacctccccccctccctggacccgtttcagtttgcatatcgagctaagcggtccactgaggatgccatctcctctgctctacacccagccctcacccacttggacactaaaaactcatatgttaggatgctgttcatagactttagctcagcatttaacaccatcatcccccagcagctggtttgtaaactaacaaatctgggcctcagcccccttctctgcaactggctgctggacttcctcactgccagaccccagtccgtacgggtcggcagcaacacatcggacaccatcacgctgagtacgggtgccccacaaggatgtgtgctaagccccctgctcttcaccttgctgacccacgactgcacacccacctacagctccaaccacttcgtcaagtttgcggatgacacaacagtggtgggtctcatcagcaacaacgacgagacccactacaggaaggaggtggaccagctggccgcgtggtgcacagacaacaatctcttcctgaatgtggagaaaacaaaggagattgttgtcgacttcaggagaacgcacacccaacacccccacccattgaccatcaatggtgctgctgtggagcaggtgagcagcaccaaatttctgggggtgaacatcaccgaggatctctcctggagcaacaacatcacgtccatcgccaagaaagcccagcagcgcctctacttcctccgcaaactgaagagagcgggagcccccacacccatcatgtacactttttaccgaggtgccatcgagagcatcctcagcagctgcatcactgtgtggttcggaagctgcacagcctccagccgtaagaccctgcagcgcatagtgaacactgctgagaggatcactggcgcctcactcccaacactcctggtcctttacaccacccgcctcacccgcaaagcattgagcattgtgggtgaccccttccacccctccaacagcctcttcaccctcctgccttcagggagaaggtttcgcagcctgaggtcaagcaccacccgactaaagaacagttttttccaccaggctgtcaggatgctgaactctctcccctcccttcctcctctttcccctgcccctatgggacctggactttaacaccccacacacacgcacatccagcaccagacacttttaaaaaaaaaaaaaaatttgaagtgactatattttatattttatattttatgttgattgttgtttgctgtgccttttgttttatgcactttgttcctcgggattgtgggaaacggtatttcgattttctgtctgtgtaaactggctgaggattgacaataaaattgactttgactttgactttgaccctGAACACTCACAGCAAAACAACGttattcagcacagaatcaaTTCCCCGCACATTGCAGGGCGTGTCGTTGACAGTTGCAGTTCTGTGCGGTTTCGCAGCTTCCTGAAGGAGGAAGCGTTTTGAACCAAGAAGTTCTCGGAattaaaaatggcttcgaaacaccAGATCCAGAGTTTAACTGAAGACGCGATTTGTCCCAATTGCtcggatttcttcaccgatccggttatactggagtgcgggcacaacttctgccgctcctgtatcacacagagttgggacagggaggggagaaactcctgcccggtatGTAGCAAGGTGCAggcagaccgcaccctcaaagaaaatcgggccttggcgagtatTGTTGAGAAATttcgagcactgagcctgaacacggaagggaaggaaagtaaacttctctgcgaggaacatcaggaagaactgaagctgttttgtgaaaccgacAAGAAACTGGTCTGCGTGATCTGCCGAGACGACCAGGAACACAGAGAACATCGCTTCATGtcgattaaagaagctgttgaaagctacaaggtaaaagcaaacagaaTTTGATTAGCTGATGAATTTTCAATTCTGCCTTTTGCGGACCGCGCTCCCTCGGCGACTGTTCggttcacccagcctcccacccaaaccagcccttccccaggtacttgccccagccaccgctggagatgaaacacctgtccctgtaccttccCCCTCACGTCGatgcagggactccagcagtccttccaggtgagacagcccgCGGCTCTCTGCTGATACGCTCCACGACCCGAtgagttctccagcagtttgtgtctttttgtaaactttcATGTGCAGTTCCGTGTCTGCAGTTCATTGGTTCCGTCTGGTCTAATTCTTTTACTGACTAAATctgaatctcaatcccaggagcagattaaaacttccttggagatggtggaggaaatggagcagcaacagaaagagaagatttctggagtccgggtaaggtttccagtttcccttctctgatcttgtgctattgtcatagattccaggctcgataatattgaccttcacctttcatttgacaggaacagtcacagaacctgttgacctacatcacatcggtatttgctgaGAAAAAGCGGCTctttctcagggatctccgggaagacgaggagagcgttctaaatcgaatggagaataatctacgagcgattcaagaggagataaactctatTCAAAAGAAACTCTTAAAGCTACAGGAACGGATGAATCAAACGGACAGTTTGATATTTCTCAAGGTAGGAGGTTAcaaattcaatttgattcaatGACAAAACAGTGGGTAACAGTTTGCGATAAATGCAGAATTTCCCAATAATTCAGGGCCGATTGAAACAAACCAGTCGGTAGGGAAGACGAACAACTCATATTTTGAGCAGACTACAACCCAACGACATGTACATTGTATTCTCCTGTTACAGGTAAACCTTATCCCCTTCAGATCTCCCAGTTCTTTCAACTGTTCCCCAGGCATTTCTTTTCATCCCCAGTCCCCGTCACAATGTTGCATCCCCTTCTCCAACCGCTGATCCGCCAACCCTTCCTACTGGGAACCCAACACATTCTCTCCTGTTGATTTCCACACCATCACTTCCATTGCACTCGCCATTTATCTTCCTGAGCACATCAGTCTGTCATATGTCCCTCCTCACACAAATTCACCTATCCCTTGCCATTTATTGTccctgttcctccccccccccccccatctctttacCAGCTCTCTCCCttacaaggggtgacatagaatcaggagatgtagcgtctgtatggatagaaatgaggaattgtaagggtaaaaataccctgggagttatctacaggcctccaaacagtagcctcgacataaggtgcaagttgaatcaggagctaaaattggcatgtcgcaaaatgTAATAcgacggtggtcatgggagatttcaacatgcagatagactgggaaaatcaggttggtaatggaccccaggaaagagagtttgtggagtgtctccgagatggattcgtagaacagcttgtactggagcctactagggagaaggcaattttggatttagtgttgtgtaatgaacctgatctcataaggggactcgaggtaaaagagccattaggaggcagtgaccacaatatgataagttttactctacaaa contains:
- the LOC144603042 gene encoding zinc-binding protein A33-like encodes the protein MASKHQIQSLTEDAICPNCSDFFTDPVILECGHNFCRSCITQSWDREGRNSCPVCSKVQADRTLKENRALASIVEKFRALSLNTEGKESKLLCEEHQEELKLFCETDKKLVCVICRDDQEHREHRFMSIKEAVESYKEQIKTSLEMVEEMEQQQKEKISGVREQSQNLLTYITSVFAEKKRLFLRDLREDEESVLNRMENNLRAIQEEINSIQKKLLKLQERMNQTDSLIFLKEETRQKRRISDDEHTLSVADGALDVGKYDQPFLLNTVFSEVPNSIKRVSVTLDVETAHAQLEVSEDRKRVRRTGTARSRPDTGKRFTHWGCVLGSEGFTSGRHYWEVEVAGSLGWSLGVAAESVERKRSVTLTPETGVWSIRRVDDKFVAFTSSPSRLPARPIPGRVGVYLSYESGRVSFYDADTKSHLHTFTGNKFTEKLYPFFGPWRKDKWLRICSGSAPGV